The DNA sequence TACGTCGGCCCCGGCGTGCGCATCGGCGACAACTGCAAGGTGCAGAACTACGCTCTCGTGTACGAACCGGCCGTGCTCGAGGACGGCGTCTTCGTCGGCCCGGCCGTGGTCTTCACGAACGACGTCTTCCCCCGGGCGGTGAATCCGGACGGCTCCCTCAAGTCCGCGGAGGACTGGGACGCCGTCGGCGTGACCGTCCAGGCCGGCGCCTCGATCGGCGCACGTGCCGTCTGCATCGCCCCGGTGCGGATCGGGCGCTGGGCGCTGGTCGCAGCCGGCTCTGTCGTCCGCTCGGACGTCCCCGACTACGCGCTGGTCGCCGGAGTGCCCGCACGCCGGATCGGCTGGGTCGGCGAGGCCGGCTTCCCGCTGGTCGACGAAGGCGACGGCCGCTGGCGCTGCCCGCGCACGAGGCACGGCTACCGCGAGCACGACGGCATCCTGATCCGGGAGGAGGACCTCGCATGAGGCGGCCGTCCCAGCGCACCTGGATCATCCTGGGCCTCTCCGCCGCCGTCGTCATCGCGGCGGGCGCGTTCGTGATCTCGCAGGCGCCCGTCCAGGCGCCGACGACCGCGGCGGGCTCGTCGCCGACCGCGTCGCACTCGACCCCTGCGACGGGGTCGGGCTCGAAGCCAGGCTCGACCGGATCCACGGACACGCCCCTAGCGCCCGTCACGCCTCCGGCGGTCACGAAGCGGTACACCACGGAGGTGCTCCCCGCCGCGCCGGCGACATCGCCCGCGCTGCCCCCGACGACTCCGCTCCCGTACCCGGTGAGCGCGCCGCTCCCCAAGTCGGCGGCTGCGGTCGGGGCGCTGGCTGCGGGCTACCCGACCAGCGTGCTGCCGCAGGCGCCGGGCTCCACGATCAAGACGAGCTCGATCGCCTCCCAGAGCAACCATCTGCAGGTGACGCTGACCGCGGGGTCCACGCAGCAGGTCACGGACGTGGTCGCGTTCTACCGCGGGATCCTCGCGAAGTACGGGATGTACGACAGCGCGGCGCCCGCGCTCGCCGGGTCCACCTCGGCGCTGTTCGTCCGCGGGGGGAACTCGGTGACGCTCACCGTCACTCCGGCCACGAGCGGCACGACGTATGCGCTCTTCGCGGCGTTCACGGCTGCGGGCTGACGGGGCATCGTGCAGAATGACCGCATGAAGGCGGTGCGGCGGAACTGGCTCCTCGCAGGGATCACGGTCCTGGTGCTCGGCGGCGCCGTCGCCTACGCCGGCGTCGCGATCGCGGGGTACCAGTCGCGCGCGACAGCCACGGTGGGCGCGGCCACGCCGCGGCCGACGCTTCCCAGCGGTCCACTGCTGGTCTTCCGCGACACGTCGCCTGGTGCGCACTACGGCCAGGTGGCGTCGGTGCCGCTGGCGGATCCGTCCGCCGCGCGCACCTCCACCGGCCTGCTCTGCGACCGGGTCTACGCCACCCACGAGAACCTGATGTGCCTGCGCACCCAGAGCGGGACCGTGACCAGCTTCGACGCGACGCTGTACGACGTGGCGGGAGACCAGCTCAAGAGCTGGCCGCTCCCCGGCTTCCCGAGCCGCACGCGGATCTCGCCCGACTCGTCGCTGGTCGCCCAGACCTCCTTCGTCACGGGATCCTCGTACGGGGCCGCCGGGTTCTCGACCCAGACCACCATCTCGGCGGTGAACGGCATCGACTACGGCAACCTGGAGGCGTT is a window from the Leifsonia shinshuensis genome containing:
- a CDS encoding acyltransferase, whose amino-acid sequence is MIAPGAEVDPRARIGARSRVWNLAHVREDATIGAECVIGRGAYVGPGVRIGDNCKVQNYALVYEPAVLEDGVFVGPAVVFTNDVFPRAVNPDGSLKSAEDWDAVGVTVQAGASIGARAVCIAPVRIGRWALVAAGSVVRSDVPDYALVAGVPARRIGWVGEAGFPLVDEGDGRWRCPRTRHGYREHDGILIREEDLA